Part of the Sphaerochaeta associata genome is shown below.
TACAGCAGGAACTGAACGGCTTGGTGACCTTCGACCGGCTCTCAGTCAAGGTGGATGAGGTTGTCGCCTTGCAGGTTGCCGCCATGCTTCTTGGAACGCAACAGTGACAGCAGGGGAATGCGTGCAATTTTGTAGGAGAGGAGCATTATCCCCAGGGCGGCCGATCCAATGAGCATCAGATATGCAAGGTTTGCAAAGCTTGAACCGCTTTCATGCCATTGCAATCCCAGATTTTTATAGAAGATACAAAATGCAAGAACCGGTAGATTTGCCAATACGATTCTGAGAAGCCCCTTGAAAAACCGGGCTTCCTTTGTAAGCGGGAACAAGTCACGCAAAAGAAAGAACAATATGAACAAGCCAAGGGTGTAGGCGATGCCGTTGGCAAGCGGCAGCGATACTATGTCCAAACCAAGCTTGAGGAAAACCCACATCAAGGCGATATCCAGCAGATTCTGCAAAAAAACAATTCGAGTCATAAGCGCGTGACGATTTGCACTATACCCAAGACGCAGCATCAAGGCATACCATGCGCTGAATACCATGAAAACCAGATAAGGCCTGAGCACCAAGGCTGTCAGCGTTGCATCGGCGAGTGTATAGTTGCCAGTCTGCAGGACTACACTGACACTTTCCCGGCTGAGAAAGAAGAGAATGATGGAGCTGGGCAGCAAAAGCGCCAACAGGCTGAGCAGTGAGTTTCGTGTATAGGTTCTCAATAAAGGAGCATTGTTGGAAGCGGCTGCCCGGCTCATCAAGGGAAGGCTTACCGCACTGATGGCATTGAAGAAAATCCCATACGGTGTTTGATAGAAAATCGTGGAATTTGTAAAGGCCGTAACGCTGCCTTCGCTCAAATGGGAAGCGAATAAGAAACTTACCATCTGGGTGATAATCTGCATCCCCATACCCAGGGAGACCAAAGCCCATGCAACCAAGACTTCCTTGAAAGGAGCGTTTTGCGGTCTCAGCATCGGTTTGAACCGATATTCGTAGCGCCTGACCATCAGGTATGAATAACTACCCTGTAAAAGCCCTCCGCCAAGTACGGAATAGGCCATGCTCATCGCACCGTACCGATCAGATAGAAACCATACCCCGAATATGACACAAATCGAAAAGAGCAACGGAGAGAGGTAGGCATGCAGGAAATTCTCGTGCGCCTGCAATACTCCGTTGAAGATGGAAGCAAGACTTATGGTGGCCAGGTATACCATGAAGAAGGGAAGCAACCTTCCTCCCAATCGAACCTGGTTCGCATCGAAGTCGCTGAGAAATGCTATCAAGCCATCACCATAGAAATAGGATACCAGCACCAGTGGGATGAGCAAAAGGCTCTGGAATGTACACAACAGTGCAAACAGTCGGACACAACGATGTTTCTCATTTCGACCCAATAGGGAGGAGAAAGCAGGGATCAAGGCGGCATTGACAGCCCCTTCGGCAAAAAGTTTGCGAAAATTGTTGGGAATATTGAAGGTGAAGTTTATTACATCTGCAATCGCAGTGGCCCCGAACACCGAGCCGAGCACCCGTGCTTTGATGATTCCCAATAGTCTGCTGAGCAAAGTGCAGACCATGATCAGCAGACTGTTTCTCGCCGTCCTTCTACTTTGCGTAGAATCGTGCAAGGTAGTCTCTCTTGAAGGATGCAAATCTGTTCTCCCTGATCGCCTGCCTGACTTGTTGCATGAGGCGGTAAAAGTAGGTAAGGTTGTGTTCGGTGGCAAGCATGCCGCCGAGCATCTCTCCTGTCTTGACCATGTGGTGCATATAGGCACGGCTGTACTGGGTGCATGCACGGCAATTACAACGCTCCTCGATGGGACGCTGGTCGAACTTATGCATCGCCTTTTTAAGCGTCACTACCCCGTCATCGGTGAATACGGCACCATTGCGGGCCATACGGGTAGCCAACACACAGTCGAACATGTCAATGCCGTTCTCCACAGCCTCCAGAATATAGTCGGGACTGCCGATGCCCATCACATACCTGGGTTTTTCACGGGTGACCAAATCGGCGGTGTACTGCAGATAATGAACGAATTGCTCGCTTGTCTCCCCTACACTTAATCCACCGATTGCGATGCCAGGAAAGTCCATCTCATTGAAAAATTCGGCACTTTGTTTTCTCAGATCTTCATAGAAGTTGCCTTGTACGATGCCGAACAGATTGCCTTTGAACGATTCTCCCAGCTCCTTCCGATGAGTCAATGCCCGTTTCGCCCAGGAATGGGTGATATGCATCGCCTCGGTCGCTGCACGATGATTGATCTCTGGTGGAGTACAGACATCGAGGCACATGGCAATGTCCGATCCGATGATTTTCTGCGTATCGACTACACTTTCAGGGGTGAATACATGTTTGGACCCATCGATATGGCTTTGGAAGGTTACTCCCTTCTCCCCGATTTTTCTAAGTCCTGAAAGACTGAACACCTGAAATCCGCCGCTGTCGGTCAAAAGATTGCCATCCCAGTTGGAAAAGGAGTGCAGTCCTCCGAATTGTGAGAGTACTTCGAGGCCGGGTCTCAAATACAGGTGGTAGGTATTTCCCAGGATCAAGGAGTACCCGATTTTCTTGACATCCTCATGAAACATGCCCTTTACCGTCCCATTTGTGCCTACCGGCATAAAAACAGGTGTTTCCACCTGGCCGTGTCCGAGTGTTAAAAGACCTAGACGGGCTTTGCTGGTGGTGTCCTGGTGCAACTGTTGAAATATCTTCATAGCTATCCTCTATCGTATTGCGGCTCGTTCTGCCAGCGCAATGCATACTATCACAATCATGGGGATTACCATACCCCACAAAGGGCCGATAACCGCCTGCTTGGCCATGATCAGCGTGACCATTTGCACTACATAGTAGATTACCGCCAAACCCAGGCTCGTGATGATGGAGAAGAGCAACACATTCTTCTTGTATTTATAACTGATTGCGCATGCAATGAACAACATGACCAGCGGAGTGAGCGAGTCCAAAATACGCTTGGCAAAGTCTGTGGCAAGCTCGGGATACCGATTGGGATCCAGGTCTGCGATTCTTGCAAGGTAGTGGTATGCCGTCCTCAGTTCCATGGTCTTGATGTCATTGGAGAGATTCCTGAAGTATGAAGGATGGAGGGTGAACGCATCGACATACAACGCAGGGTGATCGGTTTGGTTGACGAGCATGCTCGATTCATCAATCGCCTGTTCTCGAGCCTGCTCCAATCTCCACAGGCCCTTCTCCTCTTCCCAATAGGCCCATGGGGCATCGATGCGTGATTGCAGCGAGCCCTTCTCATCAATAAGCACCAGCATGACTTGAGCCAGACGCTTTTCCTTTTCGCTGTATTGACGGGCATGGACGACATACGTTCCTTCTGGATCACGCAAGGTGATATTGCGATTATCATAGGTGCTTCTTAGGCCGAAGAGTGCATCCTCCTGTGCTTCCCGTTCCTTGCTGAGTGGAATATGGACATATTCTGAGAAACCGAACTGGAGGGCGGAGAACATAATGCCGAGAAGCAGAATGGGAATGACGATTCTCTTGTAGGAGTGTCCGCTGCCGAGCAGGCAGATCATTTCGTTGTTGGCCTGCAATTGAGAGAGGAAAAAGGAGGCTGAAAACAAAAGAGACGGACCAAGTGCAAAAAGTACCGCCTCAGGCGCATAGAGGAGCGTCAATTTGGCAATAACCGGATAGGGAATGCTACGGGTAAGGTAAGAGTCCAGGTTTGCAAAAAGATCGACGCTGAGCAACATCAAGGTACAGAGCAGCAAGGTGATTGATGCAACCAAGGCAATGGTACGGATTATGTATCGATCGATGAGTTTCATAAACGCCTCGCATGCAGCAAAAGCAATAATCCGCTGATGAACATGATGAGATTGGGCGACCAAATCAGGAAGGCTGGAGTTACTGAGATGGAGAAAATCTGCATCTGTGCAAAAAACAAGAGATACCAGTAGAGCACTGCAACCAACATGGATAAACCGAAGCCGATAAGTCTGCCATGTTTGACACGAAAGAAGGAGAGAGAGAATGTAAGGAAGACGAGCATGAAACAAGCAGCGCTCAAGGCGAACTTCTTATGCAGTTCCGCACGATAGTACTGATAATAGAAGTTGATGGGTTTTTGGGCTTCCAATCGCTCCAATTCTAGTTGCAGCTCCGCGATCCGGGAGACAGGAACGAGGGAATCCATTTTTGATTGTTCGACCAATTCTGCAAGAGAGAGTTCGGCTTGTCTGATTTTTTCCTCATACCGCTTCTTCTCCTCATCAAGGGCAAGCTTGTGCGTCTGGATGTTCTGTCTCAGCTCATTGACGGAAAGCTGTGAAGGGAGAGCTGAAGCGATGCTGGCGATCTGACCGGAGAAGTTGAGAAAAAACTGGGCTGATTCAGCCTTGGAGAGGGCCCAGCCACTTTGTGACTCGCTCTTGAGAATCAAAGGGTCATCGAGCTTGAGCTGATAGATGAAGGACTGTAGATCGTACAGGGAGACTTCTGCCTTCGGTGCACTGAGAATCTGTCCTTGTCGTGCCGAGGATGTTTCAAAGAGAACGATGTCATGGACTGTATTCCCCTCCACTTCTTTGTTGACCATGACTGTATCGGCTATGGTATTGGTGCTGTTGGCCCTCAGCTCCAGCGTAGGAAGGTCGCGCATCAGCTCGGTGTACAACTCACGGTACTTCTTCGTACTCCAAGGCAGTGCTTTATCAGCGGTAAAGAAGGTTACAAGGGAGAAACCCAAGGAAATGACAATGATGGGGATGAATACATGCTTGAGGGAGATACCGCTGCTTCGAATGGCTAGAATCTCGTTGTTGCCTGAAAGGTCTCCTATGACCATGCTGCTCGCAGTCAGCGAGCTGAAGGGAAAGGTGTACAATAAAAATTGCGGGATGGAAAGCATGACAAGCTGTAGTACTGCAAGGTAATCCACCTGCTTGAGCAGGATGCGTTGGGCTATGAGCAGAATCTGGTTGATGAAAAAAATAAAAAAGAAGAAAAAGAACGCCACAAGAAAAGAGAGCAGATACTCCCTTCCTATGTGGCGGTATACTAGCGAAAAACGAGCGGATGAAGCCAAAGCTATACTCCCGTCGAACCA
Proteins encoded:
- the murJ gene encoding murein biosynthesis integral membrane protein MurJ, which encodes MHDSTQSRRTARNSLLIMVCTLLSRLLGIIKARVLGSVFGATAIADVINFTFNIPNNFRKLFAEGAVNAALIPAFSSLLGRNEKHRCVRLFALLCTFQSLLLIPLVLVSYFYGDGLIAFLSDFDANQVRLGGRLLPFFMVYLATISLASIFNGVLQAHENFLHAYLSPLLFSICVIFGVWFLSDRYGAMSMAYSVLGGGLLQGSYSYLMVRRYEYRFKPMLRPQNAPFKEVLVAWALVSLGMGMQIITQMVSFLFASHLSEGSVTAFTNSTIFYQTPYGIFFNAISAVSLPLMSRAAASNNAPLLRTYTRNSLLSLLALLLPSSIILFFLSRESVSVVLQTGNYTLADATLTALVLRPYLVFMVFSAWYALMLRLGYSANRHALMTRIVFLQNLLDIALMWVFLKLGLDIVSLPLANGIAYTLGLFILFFLLRDLFPLTKEARFFKGLLRIVLANLPVLAFCIFYKNLGLQWHESGSSFANLAYLMLIGSAALGIMLLSYKIARIPLLSLLRSKKHGGNLQGDNLIHLD
- the tgt gene encoding tRNA guanosine(34) transglycosylase Tgt; amino-acid sequence: MKIFQQLHQDTTSKARLGLLTLGHGQVETPVFMPVGTNGTVKGMFHEDVKKIGYSLILGNTYHLYLRPGLEVLSQFGGLHSFSNWDGNLLTDSGGFQVFSLSGLRKIGEKGVTFQSHIDGSKHVFTPESVVDTQKIIGSDIAMCLDVCTPPEINHRAATEAMHITHSWAKRALTHRKELGESFKGNLFGIVQGNFYEDLRKQSAEFFNEMDFPGIAIGGLSVGETSEQFVHYLQYTADLVTREKPRYVMGIGSPDYILEAVENGIDMFDCVLATRMARNGAVFTDDGVVTLKKAMHKFDQRPIEERCNCRACTQYSRAYMHHMVKTGEMLGGMLATEHNLTYFYRLMQQVRQAIRENRFASFKRDYLARFYAK
- a CDS encoding LptF/LptG family permease, with the protein product MKLIDRYIIRTIALVASITLLLCTLMLLSVDLFANLDSYLTRSIPYPVIAKLTLLYAPEAVLFALGPSLLFSASFFLSQLQANNEMICLLGSGHSYKRIVIPILLLGIMFSALQFGFSEYVHIPLSKEREAQEDALFGLRSTYDNRNITLRDPEGTYVVHARQYSEKEKRLAQVMLVLIDEKGSLQSRIDAPWAYWEEEKGLWRLEQAREQAIDESSMLVNQTDHPALYVDAFTLHPSYFRNLSNDIKTMELRTAYHYLARIADLDPNRYPELATDFAKRILDSLTPLVMLFIACAISYKYKKNVLLFSIITSLGLAVIYYVVQMVTLIMAKQAVIGPLWGMVIPMIVIVCIALAERAAIR
- a CDS encoding LptF/LptG family permease, with the protein product MASSARFSLVYRHIGREYLLSFLVAFFFFFFIFFINQILLIAQRILLKQVDYLAVLQLVMLSIPQFLLYTFPFSSLTASSMVIGDLSGNNEILAIRSSGISLKHVFIPIIVISLGFSLVTFFTADKALPWSTKKYRELYTELMRDLPTLELRANSTNTIADTVMVNKEVEGNTVHDIVLFETSSARQGQILSAPKAEVSLYDLQSFIYQLKLDDPLILKSESQSGWALSKAESAQFFLNFSGQIASIASALPSQLSVNELRQNIQTHKLALDEEKKRYEEKIRQAELSLAELVEQSKMDSLVPVSRIAELQLELERLEAQKPINFYYQYYRAELHKKFALSAACFMLVFLTFSLSFFRVKHGRLIGFGLSMLVAVLYWYLLFFAQMQIFSISVTPAFLIWSPNLIMFISGLLLLLHARRL